aaggttctctcaaagttaaaCATTCACAGAACGTGTTCAGAGTAATTTGGTCTTCAGTAATGTTCTCAGAATGATAGCACAAAACCGTTATTGATGCATCAtacacagaatgttttatttctGGAATTTATTTTAGTTGGACGCTCATCTAACGTTTTCAAATGTTACTATTctaaagtaacgttcccataaTGTTACAATGGAACGTTCACATAAAAAAAcgtttctaaaacatttaaaaaacaggaCATTTTtaacgttcagagaacattccGAGGAAACATTCTTATAACTTCATGGGAACGTTAGCAGAATGTTCTTGGAGCATCGGAATGTGTCTATCCAATCCTAAATGTTGGTAACGGGTTTGAGAGCACTGAATGTTCGGCTGTAGGTGTGTGAACAAACCAaactctctctctgacacatcGAGTCGAGGAGATCCGTCATGCTGCTTCATTTATGCTTCACTGAGTGTTGGATGGGAGAAAcgggatgaaaaaaataaaaatggctcgCTGTGAGCATCCAATAGCACATTCACAGCGGTGTTTCTGAGGGGAAGCGCGCTCAAAATACAGACGCTTTGCCAACTAAAGCAGCCAGCTGGATGGTGAACAACACCAGACACAGACTCAATGAAGAAGGTGATTAGAGATGCAGAGAGGGTGACATCACCCGCCTGTTAAACACCAACAACACGGTCATTTGTGCTTGACCCGTGAGCTGTAGTGTGTTATGATTATAAGACTATATTCCATGCATTATTTAGACTCCGCTAACAGGGAATGTTCTCAGAACGTTCTGTCAAGGTTGCTGTAACGTTAATGGAACGTTCCTTTAAATGTATCTAGTCTTTTAGCGTTAATGGTATGTTTGTTCAAAGTTATCTGGATGTAAATAATGTTTGCAAatcattaacaaaaactatttatacATCATTAATGGAAGAATTGTTCTTAGCTGGACATATTTCTGCCACTTGTTTTCAGATAACATTGAAAAGTAACATTTCTATTCTTTGTTTGTTTAACCCAGAAAAAaatatggaatatatatatatatatatatatatatataatatatatatatatatatatatatatatatatatatatatatatatatatatatatatatatatatatatataaaacataaaaaaatgggaaattattaacattcagaaataacgTTTTCGTAACTTAATGAAACATTAGCAAAAATTTCTGAGAATATAAgactgttattaaaataaaatcctgtTCTTAATGACTTGCCTGgttgaataaatgtttaataaaatatatatatatatataaaaaaagggttttaaatgATACTTGTTTTTTAAAGGTTGTTAATTGTTTCAGAACgttcagaaaacattcaaaagtagCATTCCCATAATGTCTGCAAAATGATACAATGAAACGTTCCCTTAACATTTGCATAACCAAACAGAACACCATtttctaaaacagaaaaaaacgtTCAGAAATAGCGCTTTTATAACTTAATGTTAATACTAGCGAAACGCTCTTAGCACATATGTCACGGGTCACGTGTGTTTGCTCAGTGGCAGCATGTCATTATTTAAAGCTGTGGCCTCTATATGTGACAGAGATGAATTGGCATGCGTGTTCCTGTtgtttatttcatgcattttataGTTTAGCACGCTCCCGTTTTCATTGCTCTTCCATACTGTCAGGTGTCACTTTTATTGCCTATTTTTACATGCAGGTCTCACTCCAGCCGGCTCCTGTGTTGTGTGTATGACAGTGTAATGATGCCGACTCTCTCGTGATCACAGACCTGATGCATGGCAGGTTATTATCGCATGCATTCTCAGCACACAGCTTATCACCCGTGACAGCACTCGACATCTTCAAAACGCACATTCAGGTGTGATCTCCAGGGTTACAAATGACAGAAACCTCAAGAACCGATCTGCTTATATTTTAAACAGAAACCACGAGCCAATGCTCCGATCTCTCtgtaaatgcacacacaattaaaCATTCATGATCTTTGCAAAGAAGCATTCTAATCAAAACCGTAGCTGGTATGAAATGTCATATCTCGTCAAGGACTCAAGAGTCATTCAGAGATGTTTCTCGTCGCACACAAGTAATCAGAAACACGAGCGAATCTCCTCTTTGAGACATCAGACTGATTCAGACGAGTAACTGGACGGCCAGACGAGTCTTCCACAGATGACGATCAACACTATCGTATCAAACACAGCATGAGCTTTAAGAAATGTCCCTGTCAGATTTCCTCAGACCAAACTGTTAACTGTTTGTTTGTACAGCAGAGAAACTGTTGTGCTCCCGTCTAGCATTTATTTAGGCAATATTAATAATTGTCATCTTAACGACTCATCTTGCACGTAGGGTAATTTTTTGTCAAAGCCTGTTTTtttctgctcagcaaggctgcattaattaatttGCTCAGAAaccaaattaaaattatgaaatacttgTACAGTTTAAAACCGCTGTTTTCTGTGTTAATCTATCATGAATGTGATTGATCGCTgcgatcaaagctgtattttcagcatcattactccagtcttcagcgtcagaaatcattctaaatcaatatgctgattttcaacatttctgattattataaatgtagtGGAAACTTGAGAATAAACTCAAGAGAACAAGTGTTCAGTGTTCAAACCCTGTGCTACATTATAAACGTCtcttatgatcaatttaatgtgtccttgctgtatAAAGGTATTAATTTCGTTCAGCCTGACACACTCGCCGCTCCTGATCTCTTGATATTGAGAAGCGTCTCTGTGTTTGCTCTCTCCGCAGGTTGTTTAACCAATCCCCACAACCCAGATGGAGACGCTACTGGTTTATTTGATGGTTGTTGTAATGGCGTTAAAGGCCCAGAAGATCCAAGTGTGTCCCAAGCGCTGCATCTGCCAGGTTTTGTCCCCCAATCTGGCAACCTTGTGTGATAAAAAGGGTCTGCTGTTCGTCCCTCCAAACATCGACAGACGCACCGTCGAGCTCCGACTCGGGGACAACTTCATCACGAGCATCAAGCGGAAGGATTTCGGGAACATGACCAAACTGGTGGACCTGACGCTCTCTAGGAACACGATAGGATCGGTCACGCCGCACGCGTTCAACGATCTGGAGAACCTCCGCGCCCTTCATCTGGACAGCAACCGCTTGACCCACATAACCAACGATACGTTTAGCGGCATGTCCAAGCTGCACCATCTCATTCTGAACAACAACCAGCTCACGCACATCCACATAGGAGCGTTCAACGACCTTCTGGCGCTGGAAGAGCTGGATCTATCCTACAACAACCTGGAGAGCGTGCCGTGGATCGCCATCCAGCTCATGAGCAACCTGCACACCTTAAACCTGGACCACAACATGATCAACTACATCCCCGAAGGAACCTTCTCCGGGCTTCAGAAGCTCAAGCGTCTGGATGTGACGTCTAATAAGCTCCACAAGCTCCCGCCGGATCCGGTTTTCCAGCGCGCCGGAGTTTTAGCCACGTCTGGTGTCTTGGGTCCGACGTCGTTCGCGTTGAGTTTCGGAGGAAACCCGCTGCACTGTAACTGTGAGCTGCTGTGGCTTCGACGTCTGCGGCGCGAGGATGATCTGGAGACCTGTGCGGCTCCGCAGCATCTCGCCGGACGCTATTTCTGGACCGTATCCGAGGAGGAGTTCCTGTGCGAGCCGCCGCTCATCACTAGACACTCGCAGGAGACGCACGCTCTCGAGGGCCAGCAGGTGTCCCTGCGCTGTAAAGCCCGAGGAGACCCGGATCCCGTCATGCACTGGATCGCTCCGGACGGgaagctggtgttcaactccaGTCGCACCGTCCTCCATTCGGACGGGACCCTGGACATCCTGATCAGCACGGTCAAGGACTCCGGATCTTTCACCTGCGTCGCGTCCAACCCGTCCGGAGAGGCGCAGCAGACGGTGGATCTGCTCATCACCAAACTTCCACATTTCACCAACGACACCAGTATGGTCCAGGAGCCGGATCCGGGGTCATCTGACATCGCCACTTCTGCCAAGACGGGTGGAGACGGAGGCTCCTCGTTGGGCAACAAGGGTGGAGCGGAGAAGAGGGTCCTGATCTcggagatcactgcatccacggCTCTGGTGAAGTTCAACTTTCAGAGGAATATTCCAGGGATCCGGATGTTCCAGGTGCAATACAACGGCACGTACGACGACTCGTTAGTGTACAGGTGAGCCTGCTTGGGTTTAAACACCTTCCAGCATTTCAGAGAGCTGTGCACAGATGGTTCAATACAATACTTCACATTTACAGCTTCACATCAACAAACATAAATCAGTATTAAAGTAAAATTGATCAATTATGAAGAAACTTTGAGCTGTGTAGCAATATTGGGTAGAAGACAATAGTGTTGTTGCCGTCTCtttattgttttcaaaatgttagcAGAGAAATGTTCATGGAACGCTTGTCCTGAAACGTTTCAGTTGGATGTTCCtctaacatattttaaatgttactacttgTTTCAGAACTTTTAGAGAACGTTCAAAAGTAACAAAATGTTACAACGGAATGTTCCCTTAACGTTCAtataaccaagaaaaaacatttctaaaacatttttaaagaactgGACATTTTGAGCGTTCAGAGAGTTAAGTCTTTTTAACTTCTGGCAAGATTCTCTCACAAttatgaacaaacattcttccagtaaTTAATTATGttctcaaaacatattttttaggtTTTATGATCACTTTTTAACATTATGATTCAGAACAAAACAATGTGACCACTGCAGTCTGAATCCTGAACGAACGACTGTTATGAGCTGCTTCTTTTCTGTGAATAAAACATCATCCTGTGAGACTTAGTTACTGATTGGTTGTTCATAATAGAATGGAAAGACAAACGTAAGGAAGAACTGGAAGTGGACAAGTTTATGATGAGTTAAGAGAGAACAAGTTGATTTTCTTCTGAGGTCAGTGACAGGTTTGCTCATTTTGGCAAATTTGTCAGAAAACTAAACTTCATATCTAGCTCCTCGAGGAAATATATCTTATtttaagaatgtaaaaaaaaacattgtactggaaaataaaaaagtaagatcCCAGCTAACGGGAAACATTCTCACAACTTTctttttaatgttatataaatgTTAGGACAAAACATTCGTAAAGTAATGTTTATGGAacgttttattactttattaatatttggTATATAATTCTCATAACACTGAGAGAAAATGTTCTGAGAGAAACATAAGGTTGTAATGATGTTGTTTGTCCTTGAACGTCTAAATAGTGTTTATGTAACCTTAAAATAATGTTAGAATCACAACAAGAAActggacattttaatgtttttagactACTAAAAATAAACGTTCAAACACACAATGGTTTTGTAAACAGTATAGTTAGTAGAATGTAGTTAATAAAGCagatagttccggtccttgattctgattggctgagccaagttcaaagctgttgtaaattactctacaaagtaacacacctttgtttacttctgtgtgttgctcggcaaccactttgtagcaaccacaactgtttctaaGGAGCTACATTGTTTTGTGCAAGAatactgttttttattaatatcattacactttatttgctctgttttattctgtgaaaccttaatACGTgtatggaataaccgttttatgACAGCAATAATCCCAGTGAAGCCATGGTtaacagtgaatttataacagctaagaaGCGTCATACCTAAAACATAAAATCACagtaaaccacggcttcttgaggcttatttctttatttaaaaaaatgtaaataatcacAGGAAAACTGGACATTgcaacattttagaaacattttgaaaCAACGTTCCCACAATGTTTTTGTTACCCATGAATGATTTTTCCAGTGTGTTTGATTTCTCTGTGTATTTCTGTAACATTACGTTCCTAATGGAATCAAATGATGAATAACAGCTCATTAATCATGTTCTGAGTGATGCACGTTGACTGGTTCCAGTGTTTCTGACTGTGTTTGGCTGTTTCTTACAGAATGATTCCTCCGACCAGTAAAAGCATCACGGTCAACAACCTGGCAGCAGGAACCATGTACGATCTTTGCGTTCTGGCCATTTACGACGACGCTATGACGGCGCTGACGGCTACTCGTGTGGTGGGCTGCGTTCACTTCTCCACCGAGCCGCAGTATCTGAGCTGTCACTTCATGCAGTCACAGTTCCTGGGCGGCACCATCGTGGTCATCATCGGCGGCGTGATCGTGGCGTCCGTCCTGGccttcatcatcttcctcatcGTGCGATACCGGGTGTGCCAGCAGGAGGGCGTGGAGAAGGGTGTAGAGCTGGGCGAC
The sequence above is a segment of the Carassius gibelio isolate Cgi1373 ecotype wild population from Czech Republic chromosome A20, carGib1.2-hapl.c, whole genome shotgun sequence genome. Coding sequences within it:
- the LOC127938270 gene encoding leucine-rich repeat and fibronectin type-III domain-containing protein 5; this translates as METLLVYLMVVVMALKAQKIQVCPKRCICQVLSPNLATLCDKKGLLFVPPNIDRRTVELRLGDNFITSIKRKDFGNMTKLVDLTLSRNTIGSVTPHAFNDLENLRALHLDSNRLTHITNDTFSGMSKLHHLILNNNQLTHIHIGAFNDLLALEELDLSYNNLESVPWIAIQLMSNLHTLNLDHNMINYIPEGTFSGLQKLKRLDVTSNKLHKLPPDPVFQRAGVLATSGVLGPTSFALSFGGNPLHCNCELLWLRRLRREDDLETCAAPQHLAGRYFWTVSEEEFLCEPPLITRHSQETHALEGQQVSLRCKARGDPDPVMHWIAPDGKLVFNSSRTVLHSDGTLDILISTVKDSGSFTCVASNPSGEAQQTVDLLITKLPHFTNDTSMVQEPDPGSSDIATSAKTGGDGGSSLGNKGGAEKRVLISEITASTALVKFNFQRNIPGIRMFQVQYNGTYDDSLVYRMIPPTSKSITVNNLAAGTMYDLCVLAIYDDAMTALTATRVVGCVHFSTEPQYLSCHFMQSQFLGGTIVVIIGGVIVASVLAFIIFLIVRYRVCQQEGVEKGVELGDVRSPSEHQVCGIIKSMSKQVLGPDACRKKSPQSDSVPSRQSKPALPDCTVSTSSAIHSWHPASPSPVRPARTDTQVNIELDNTNRNNSAKLRPTVRSYSTLVTPGSRRAQLQSLHNYQTVPVSCVRVSRRHSLNVDSCKPPAYVTRPQPLRSKRSLSMSGGDIPQMETSSPSQAPCALESTL